The Myxocyprinus asiaticus isolate MX2 ecotype Aquarium Trade chromosome 39, UBuf_Myxa_2, whole genome shotgun sequence genome window below encodes:
- the LOC127430120 gene encoding nuclear mitotic apparatus protein 1-like isoform X3, giving the protein MKLSGAKAGALLIWINSVCPEEPVGQFTHLKDGHQLLRICYKLQGKVPDGELKTLSLYNKVEIIFSILHYDFHLTTRQSSLILQKIDQEVDLELQLAKVAILLCYCSFKKNNLQPLSANAQSVIASMFHLVKDDADGLSLDEGLDQFLTQDSVMNSSTSSTESSGCSSFYTDDESPIFGRFQRPPRVKFQELCKVAFSSDGSPVQDIMSTPHFQLKKLRKELAHEGDVRDELEIELANQIAIISEKEGLISQLQHRVERLLREQGELEKDHKAELLELQEKNESLLRRVHEVLKQCQDLKTDNSQKEKKIDELTEENGTLAAQVRNTFFQLARAEEEVAKLTLTHETSQAEWMKRKEFIERELNEVVTHRVCLNEQVQILQGKISVLEDELKKAQSQERGEVMGPIMEWEKLKQELSELTLKRAQLQDTISRLEKEKAEVEALLVQERCSFEKETTRLQTLVFDLEKSVSSIRMEREALQKALMTQKEMFTSQISALESDVSRLQQVEVRLTTEITISAELRQQRGELEGKVACLDKMVNALQTEIQGMEKERETKQDALNALMVDLQNAQTTLQDYEKKLEKHQKVVEDKASLTKEACTLRQEIDEHLQTIGELQGQISILRQEKTEEESKVSQALTKIESVKTQILELSEQISLKDEEITNLRNEYVSLDTKFKLVKEQNCEINESCKEHEDTIKKLQQELLSASSTASEKQEEVLVLSAEVASLKEQICHYNKNDQQKQDKLSVLEAEQNVLKENLTSIRNQLTEATTTTLQKESELISLKQELCLQETLREKSQELETARCEEFERKVNELQAKIIEVSTLASEREACMTSLQCEIKDQQLRAKQSEDDLRRELEEHVGNLQRQLEAANCGAADKDHQLESLEQKLRQMELLCQQKDKDVLVTLQTKEDLETKIVELAEKQHLDECQNNLEKERGHLSAEVSSLKEEICCYLENDQQKQQEVSLLKDEYYALKESFASLQNQLIELTTTASQKESELLLVQQEVCHQEALRESAQELETVMRKDFERKMSELQAKILEISTLASEREAQISSLQDEMKDQQLKSKQSEGDLRIELEEKVCTLKGELHAAICDAANKDHQLESLDQKLRLIELLCQQKDKDVLETHKAKEDLEKKIGELLVEKQQLHECQHNLEKERDHLLSKVSSLKEEISNSLLNEQQKRQEVSVLKDEQNALKENLAALQNQLEEMTATALQKESELILLQQELCLKEKAQDHENIIREESKKKVCELQAKILEVSTLASEREAQISSLHNEIKDQQLRSQQSEDDLRRELEKKVAILQGQLETVSRDVTDKDHLLQSLDQKLRQMELLCQQKDKDVLETQQAKEDLEKKIVELLVEKQQLHKCQHFLEKERDHLLSKVSSLKEEISSSLLNEQPKQQEVSLLKDEQNALKENLAALQNQLEEMTATALQKESELILLQQELCLKEKAQDHENIIREESKKKVCELQAKILEVSTLASEREAQISSLHNEIKDQQLRSQQSEDDLHSELEKKVAILQGQLETVSRDVTDKDHLLQSLDQKLRQMELLCQQKEKYILETHQEKEDLKRRIVELHADKHKLDGYQQNLEIMRKERDHLCSLSQSLQRECDASQRIRAELELKVEEQSGSILTLKNTARQWEEQNNELLEQLKIKSEAVEHCKTQVELARNHYNGKKQLLLEAQETNKTLEHSLESCKREVKALETELTLARMNLDQAKTKEKNLVAKLKSLEAQVDFTDRQLREQKKMTDKTGEVRVRDGMYARVPETRHDTSTDSLEFDLNDSLNAGSRSAVPGESSTPLVRSSERLAAKRRALGAESLETLYFTPMSQQGNKRKDDHNNAFERKLETSITSFGDLVVDSAKKLTASARRRRTTQVINITMAKTSGSVNGEESFSSVHSARSQPNLAIHHSRPVSLDLSEESARATLSKTDKLDSLPGYRRSAVHSVGPPRATSTFCIGAENEPEHAADDWMRIAELQARNKACLPHLKSSYPLESRPSLGLPSFTITDDDLRMGDPDETIRRASMIPGQLMESLNSRRLSLAPGASSSQALAQSQPQRSTMLPGQIRSSTAAYRASQVTKTTSNVHVSENARSPLAPKRPGSQLQGPDTPEAKKLASCFPRPMTPKGRHTNIQNRRPNSPAERRQSLMFTVVNTPKTNTRGDSRLQRGLNKLRNSARKSPAVASRALRSAMSAVDGRSPLDSTRRKSPRNKSPKSSNAKKIKFRIKV; this is encoded by the exons ATGAAGTTAAGTGGTGCCAAGGCGGGAGCGCTTTTGATATGG ATCAACAGCGTGTGTCCAGAGGAGCCTGTTGGACAGTTTACCCATTTGAAGGATGGGCATCAACTCCTGAGGATTTGCTACAAACT ACAGGGTAAAGTGCCTGATGGGGAATTGAAGACTTTATCTCTTTACAACAAAGTGGAAATCATCTTCAGCATATTGCACT ATGACTTTCACCTCACCACAAGACAGAGCTCCCTCATCCTACAGAAAATCGATCAAGAAGTTGATCTGGAGCTTCAGCTTGCCAAG GTGGCAATTCTGCTTTGTTACTGCAGCTTTAAAAAGAACAACCTGCAACCTTTGAGCGCAAATGCACAG TCGGTGATTGCATCCATGTTTCATTTAGTAAAAGATGATGCAGATGGTCTATCATTAGACGAAGGGCTAGATCAGTTTCTAACCCAAGACT CTGTCATGAACTCCTCCACATCCAGCACTGAGAGCAGTGGCTGCTCTTCATTCTATACTGATGATGAGTCTCCGATTTTTGGTCGGTTCCAACGTCCTCCTAGAGTTAAATTTCAAGAGCTTTGcaaagtggccttcagctctgaCGG CTCTCCAGTACAAGACATCATGAGCACAccgcattttcagttaaaaaagcTCCGGAAGGAACTGGCACATGAGGGTGACGTGAGAGACGAGCTAGAAATAGAACTAGCAAATCAGATCGCCATCATCTCAGAGAAAG AGGGCTTGATCTCCCAGTTGCAGCACAGGGTGGAGCGTCTGCTGCGGGAGCAGGGAGAGTTAGAGAAAGATCATAAAGCTGAACTCCTGGAGCTCCAAGAGAAGAATGAGAG tCTTCTCCGTAGAGTGCATGAGGTTCTTAAACAATGTCAAGACTTAAAAACCGACAACtcacagaaagagaaaaagattGATGAACTTACTGAGGAAAACGGAACTCTTGCTGCTCAG GTGCGAAACACATTTTTCCAACTGGCAAGAGCTGAGGAGGAAGTCGCTAAGCTCACTCTGACACACGAAACATCGCAGGCTGAGTGGATGAAAAGAAAGGAGTTTATTGAGAGAGAATTAAACGAAGTGGTCACACACAGG GTGTGCCTGAATGAGCAAGTTCAGATCTTGCAGGGCAAGATCTCCGTTCTCGAAGATGAACTCAAAAAAGCTCAGTCTCAAGAGAGAGGAGAAGTGATGGGGCCCATCATGGAG tggGAGAAACTTAAACAAGAATTGTCAGAGCTGACTCTTAAACGTGCTCAGCTTCAGGACACTATTTCCCGTCTTGAAAAAGAGAAGGCAGAAGTTGAAGCCTTGCTAGTCCAGGAAAGATGCTCATTTGAAAAGGAGACCACAAGACTTCAGACGTTGGTGTTTGATCTGGAGAAATCTGTCAGCAGCATCCGTATGGAGAGAGAGGCATTGCAGAAGGCCTTAATGACTCAGAAGGAAATGTTTACTTCACAGATATCAGCTCTGGAAAGTGATGTTTCTCGGCTGCAACAGGTAGAAGTTCGGTTGACAACAGAGATAACAATCTCTGCAGAACTTCGCCAGCAGAGAGGGGAGCTGGAGGGGAAGGTAGCCTGCTTAGACAAGATGGTCAATGCACTACAAACTGAGATCCAGGGcatggaaaaagaaagagaaacaaagCAGGATGCCCTGAATGCCCTCATGGTTGACTTGCAGAATGCCCAGACCACCCTTCAGGACTATGAAAAGAAGTTGGAAAAGCATCAGAAAGTGGTAGAAGATAAAGCTTCCCTGACCAAGGAGGCATGTACATTGCGGCAGGAAATTGATGAGCATCTGCAGACCATCGGAGAGCTACAGGGGCAAATTAGTATCCTCAGACAGGAGAAAACAGAGGAAGAAAGCAAAGTTAGTCAGGCATTGACCAAAATTGAAAGCGTCAAAACTCAAATTCTGGAACTGTCAGAACAAATATCCCTGAAGGATGAGGAGATCACAAATCTGAGGAATGAGTACGTCTCTTTAGACACTAAATTTAAGCTTGTTAAGGAACAAAATTGTGAAATAAATGAAAGTTGTAAAGAGCATGAGGACACTATTAAGAAACTTCAGCAAGAACTTCTCTCTGCTTCTTCGACTGCGTCAGAAAAACAGGAGGAAGTATTGGTTCTGTCAGCTGAGGTAGCATCTCTTAAAGAGCAGATCTGCCATTACAATAAAAATGATCAGCAGAAACAAGATAAATTATCTGTTTTGGAGGCAGAACAAAATGTGCTGAAGGAAAACTTGACTTCCATCCGGAACCAGTTGACTGAGGCGACAACTACAACTTTGCAAAAGGAATCTGAGCTCATTTCGCTTAAACAGGAGCTTTGCCTTCAAGAAACGCTAAGAGAAAAGTCTCAGGAGCTTGAGACAGCCAGGTGTGAGGAGTTTGAGAGAAAGGTGAATGAACTTCAGGCCAAAATCATAGAAGTTTCCACTCTTGCCTCTGAGAGGGAAGCCTGTATGACTTCTCTTCAATGTGAAATAAAAGATCAACAATTGAGGGCCAAACAGTCTGAAGATGATCTTCGGCGAGAGCTGGAGGAGCATGTTGGAAATCTACAGAGACAATTGGAAGCTGCCAATTGTGGCGCTGCAGACAAAGATCATCAGCTGGAGTCTTTGGAACAGAAGCTGAGACAGATGGAACTGCTCTGCCAACAAAAGGATAAAGATGTCCTTGTGACACTTCAGACAAAGGAGGACCTGGAGACAAAGATTGTTGAGCTTGCTGAGAAACAACATCTGGATGAGTGCCAGAATAATTTGGAGAAGGAAAGAGGCCACCTGTCAGCTGAAGTGTCATCTCTTAAAGAAGAAATCTGCTGTTACCTTGAAAATGATCAACAGAAACAACAGGAAGTTTCCTTGTTAAAGGATGAATATTATGCACTGAAGGAAAGCTTTGCATCTCTTCAGAACCAACTGATTGAGTTGACAACTACAGCTTCGCAGAAGGAATCTGAGCTCCTCTTGGTTCAGCAGGAGGTTTGCCACCAAGAGGCCCTAAGAGAAAGTGCTCAGGAGCTTGAGACTGTCATGCGTAAAGATTTTGAGAGAAAGATGAGTGAACTTCAGGCCAAAATACTAGAGATCTCCACTCTTGCCTCTGAGAGGGAAGCTCAAATAAGTTCTCTTCAAGATGAGATGAAGGATCAACAATTGAAGTCCAAACAATCTGAAGGTGATCTCCGCATAGAGCTAGAAGAGAAGGTTTGCACCCTAAAAGGAGAACTACATGCTGCAATTTGTGATGCTGCAAATAAAGACCATCAGCTAGAGTCTTTGGATCAGAAGCTGAGACTGATTGAACTGCTGTGCCAACAAAAGGATAAAGATGTCCTTGAGACACATAAGGCAAAGGAGGACCTAGAGAAGAAAATTGGTGAGCTTCTTGTCGAGAAACAACAACTGCACGAGTGCCAGCATAATTTGGAGAAGGAAAGAGACCACCTGTTATCTAAAGTATCATCTCTTAAAGAGGAAATCAGCAATTCCCTTCTGAATGAACAACAGAAACGACAAGAAGTGTCTGTGTTGAAGgatgaacaaaatgcattaaaGGAAAACTTGGCTGCTCTTCAGAACCAACTAGAGGAGATGACAGCTACAGCTTTGCAGAAAGAATCTGAGCTCATCTTGCTTCAGCAGGAGCTTTGCCTAAAAGAAAAGGCTCAGGATCATGAGAATATCATCCGTGAAGAGTCtaagaaaaaagtatgtgaacttcAAGCCAAAATCTTGGAG GTCTCCACTCTTGCCTCTGAGAGGGAAGCTCAAATAAGTTCTCTTCATAATGAGATAAAGGATCAACAATTAAGGTCCCAACAGTCTGAAGATGATCTCCGCAGAGAGCTAGAGAAGAAGGTTGCAATCCTTCAGGGACAACTAGAGACTGTCAGTCGTGACGTCACAGACAAAGACCATCTCTTGCAGTCTTTGGATCAGAAGCTCAGGCAGATGGAACTGCTGTGCCAACAGAAGGATAAAGATGTCCTTGAGACACAACAGGCAAAGGAGGACCTGGAGAAGAAAATTGTTGAGCTTCTTGTCGAGaaacaacaactgcacaagtgcCAGCATTTTTTGGAGAAGGAAAGAGACCACCTGTTATCTAAAGTATCATCTCTTAAAGAGGAAATCAGCAGTTCCCTTCTGAATGAACAACCAAAACAACAGGAAGTGTCTTTGTTAAAGGATGAACAAAATGCATTGAAGGAAAACCTGGCTGCTCTTCAGAACCAACTAGAGGAGATGACAGCTACGGCTTTGCAGAAAGAATCTGAGCTCATCTTGCTTCAGCAGGAGCTTTGCCTAAAAGAAAAGGCTCAGGATCATGAGAATATCATCCGTGAAGAGTCtaagaaaaaagtatgtgaacttcAAGCCAAAATCTTGGAGGTCTCCACTCTTGCCTCTGAGAGGGAAGCTCAAATAAGTTCTCTTCATAATGAGATAAAGGATCAACAATTAAGGTCCCAACAGTCTGAAGATGATCTCCACAGCGAGCTGGAGAAGAAGGTTGCAATCCTTCAGGGACAACTAGAGACTGTCAGTCGTGATGTCACAGACAAAGACCATCTCTTGCAGTCTTTGGATCAGAAGCTCAGGCAGATGGAACTGCTGTGCCAACAGAAGGAAAAATATATCCTTGAGACACATCAGGAAAAGGAGGACCTGAAGAGGAGAATTGTTGAGCTTCATGCTGACAAACATAAACTGGATGGGTACCAGCAAAATTTGGAGATAATGAGGAAGGAAAGAGACCACCTATGTTCTCTTAGCCAGTCTCTCCAAAGAGAGTGTGATGCATCCCAGAGGATTAGAGCCGAGCTGGAGTTGAAGGTGGAGGAGCAAAGTGGCTCTATCCTTACTCTTAAAAACACTGCTCGACAGTGGGAGGAGCAGAATAATGAACTCTTGGAACAACTGAAGATTAAGTCAGAAGCAGTAGAACACTGCAAAACACAG GTGGAGTTGGCAAGGAATCACTACAATGGTAAAAAGCAGCTGCTGCTGGAGGCTCAGGAGACAAACAAGACTCTTGAGCACTCCCTGGAGTCCTGCAAGAGAGAAGTCAAAGCTCTGGAGACAGAGCTGACATTGGCTCGCATGAACTTAGACCAGGCAAAGACCAAAGAGAAGAACCTTGTTGCCAAACTGAAGAGCTTGGAGGCTCAA gtggACTTCACTGACAGGCAACTGCGAGAGCAGAAGAAAATGACTGATAAAACTGGGGAGGTGAGAGTCAGAGATGGTATGTATGCCAGAGTTCCAGAGACCCGGCATGACACCAGCACCGACAGCTTGGAGTTTGACCTGAACGATTCGCTCAATGCTGGCAG TCGTTCAGCAGTGCCAGGTGAGTCTAGCACTCCACTTGTACGTAGCTCAGAGCGTTTGGCTGCTAAACGTCGAGCCTTGGGGGCAGAATCCCTTGAGACTCTCTACTTCACACCTATGAGTCAACAAGGTAACAAACGGAAAGATGACCACAACAATGCTTTTGAACGCAAACTGGAGACCAGCATCACTTCATTTGGCGATCTCGTGGTGGACTCTGCAAAGAAGCTCACAGCCTCTGCCCGCAGGCGACGTACCACACAGGTTATCAACATCACCATGGCTAAG ACATCAGGAAGTGTTAATGGGGAGGAGTCGTTTTCTAGTGTTCACTCTGCCCGATCTCAGCCCAACCTTGCAATTCACCACTCACGGCCTGTGTCCTTGGACCTCTCTGAGGAAAGTGCCAGAGCAACTTTATCAAAAACAGACAAACTTGATAGTCTGCCTGGATATCGCAGAAGTGCTGTGCACAGTGTTGGTCCACCAAGAG CCACCAGTACGTTTTGTATTGGTGCAGAGAATGAACCAGAGCATGCTGCTGATGACTGGATGCGCATTGCTGAACTGCAGGCGCGAAACAAAGCCTGTCTGCCTCACCTGAAGAGCAGCTACCCACTGGAGTCCAGG CCCAGTCTGGGACTTCCCTCATTCACAATAACGGACGACGATCTACGGATGGGTGACCCGGACGAGACTATTCGCCGCGCATCCATGATTCCGGGTCAGCTCATGGAATCTTTAAACTCCAGACGCCTCTCTTTGGCACCAGGAGCAAGTTCAAGCCAAGCTCTTGCACAGTCCCAGCCCCAGCGCTCCACCATGTTACCGGGTCAGATCCGATCCAGCACCGCTGCTTACCGGGCCTCTCAGGTCACAAAAACAACCTCAAATGTGCATGTATCAGAAAATGCACGTAGCCCACTAGCCCCTAAACGCCCTGGATCCCAGCTGCAAGGCCCCGACACACCTGAG GCAAAGAAGTTGGCAAGCTGCTTCCCTCGGCCAATGACGCCTAAAGGCAGACACACCAACATTCAAAACAGACGTCCAAACTCTCCG GCTGAGCGAAGGCAATCTCTCATGTTCACTGTTGTAAATACTCCAAAGACCAACACTCGTGGTGATAGCAGGCTACAGCGAGGCCTCAACAAACTGCGTAACAGCGCCCGCAAATCTCCAGCCGTGGCCAGCCGTGCTCTTCGCTCTGCAATGAGCGCAGTTGACGGCAGGTCACCTCTAGACTCAACTCGGAGAAAGTCGCCCCGCAACAAGTCTCCCAAATCCTCCAATGCCAAAAAG aTAAAGTTCAGGATAAAGGTCTGA